The stretch of DNA AAGTCGCCCCCTGCTTGACGGGAAGAATGTGAAACCGCAGGATTGAGCCGTTGGCCACCGGCTGATGGAAACTGATCCGGTCCATGCCGACCGTCACCAGCGGACAACCGGGGAAGTCCCGCGATGCCACCAGCCAGGCGAACTCATCGACCCATTTGAGCATGGCCCCACCGAAAAGAAAGCCGTAATGATTCAAATGTTCCTGCCGAACGATTGTATAATTGTCCATGAGTTTTCTCCGGCAATGTCAGAATCCGATGATTGTATCCATCCAACCTCAGGAGGACCAGAAAAATGGCCGTTGTTGAAATCAGCGTCACCCCCTTGGGAACCGGCACGCCCAGTGTCTCGGCCTATGTGGCCGATTGCCTGAAAATTGTCCGCGAATCGGGCCTCGCCTATCAGCTCACCCCCATGGGCACCATTCTCGAGGGCGAAATCGATGCCATCTTCAACCTGGTGCGGCGCATGCACGAGTCACCCTTTGCCGCGGGCGCGGTACGCGTTTCGACGCTGATCAAGATTGACGACCGCCGTGATCGCGCCGAGCATAGCATGGCCGGCAAGGTCGCGTCGGTGGCGAAGAGGCTCTGAAAGTTCTTCTTAACAAAAGCCCGGCATTGCATTGATCCTGGCGCACCATTTCAGTCCCCGGAGGCTTTGCCGGTCGCCGGGCGCAAGGGGAGGGAGAAGGAAAAAACACTTTCCTGCCCTTCCCGGCTCGTCACCTGGATTGTGCCGCCCATCATCTCGACCAGATCCTTGCAGATCGCGAGCCCCAGGCCGGTGCCCTCATACCGTCGTGTCATCGAGCCGTCCACCTGAGTGAAGGGCTGAAAAATCAGATCGACATGGCTTGCGGCGATGCCGATCCCCGTATCCCTGACCACAAAGAGCAGATGATCGGCGTGTTTTTTGACCCGCACCGACACCTCTCCGTGTTC from Geoalkalibacter sp. encodes:
- a CDS encoding MTH1187 family thiamine-binding protein gives rise to the protein MAVVEISVTPLGTGTPSVSAYVADCLKIVRESGLAYQLTPMGTILEGEIDAIFNLVRRMHESPFAAGAVRVSTLIKIDDRRDRAEHSMAGKVASVAKRL
- a CDS encoding acyl-CoA thioesterase; this encodes MDNYTIVRQEHLNHYGFLFGGAMLKWVDEFAWLVASRDFPGCPLVTVGMDRISFHQPVANGSILRFHILPVKQGATSVRYAVNVFADAPGAYEEKEVFSTTVTFVHVDAQGIKQPLPRQVKLRSEEL